The DNA window TTGTTAACGGCGCTTTGCTTGGTTTTTGCCGGGCTTTATTTTTATTCCTGCCGTGTTCACAACGCAATCAAGAATTTTTATCTAACTTGTCTGCTGCTCGTGGTTCCGACATTGATCGTCGCATTCCTGTTGTTGGCCTACGATCCGCTACTGGAGTCGCTGTCTAAAGGAAATTTGCCATTGTTTCTAGTGATTTTCGGCGGAATAACCTTGGCTATCGTTATTTATCTGCGCAGGAAAAAACAAATGCGAAAACCTTCCCGGCCCAGGGTGGCGTTTACCGCAAGCGATGAGCTTGAGAGTTGATGGACAATTGATTGCGAGATAAATCCATGGATCTGATCGAGAAAGCGACCGTCATGCACTATCACCGTCATCGTATTGCCGAGTTTCAACACGGCACAGTCGAATCGTTAGGCTGGCGCAATGCGCACAGCCAGCAAGCGCGGTACCGGACATTGATCAAAGCGGGTGTTTTGAATGGCGCGTCGGTGCTGGACGTTGGCTGCGGCTACGGCGATTTGAAAGCGTTCTTGGACCAGCATTTTTCCGGCTTCGATTATATCGGCATCGATCAAATGCCGGAGTTCATCGCCGAAGCCCGGAAGCGCTACGAAGGCGTCGAACGGACAACTTTTTATCAAACCGACTTCAGCACCACAGAATTACCGCAGGTCGATTACGTCATCGCCAGCGGCGTATTGGGGTACCGCTGTAAAGATGACAGTTTTTATACCGGCATGATTGGCAAACTGTATAACAGCGCCCGGATCGCGCTGGCTTTTAACATGCTGGATAAAAGCCGCTTCCCGCAGCATGATTTGCTGGTGGGGCATGACCGGGAAGAAATTCTGACGCTTTGCCGGGTGCTGTCGCCGCGCGTAAAATGTTTCGATGATTATTTGGAAGATGATTTTACGGTGCTGATGTATCGTTGACTAACAACCCGGGGAGGAAAAATGAAGCGATTCTTAAACAAGCAAGACCATAGCGCTGCATCTCGTTTCTTTGAACAGGCGGAAAACAGAAACGCTCCCAGTCAAACGATCAGTGATCATCGCAAAGCGGCAATTCAGCAGCGGCGGTTGCCGGTTCTGAACGACGCACCGCAAAGTGTAATGCAACGGAAAATCAGCGAGCAGATCAATCAGAGTCCGCGAATGTTAGCGCAACGTGCGGCATTCTCGGTGATTACTCAAGGCGTAAAGCAGCGGCTGCACAAGGAGCTTTTAACTCCGGTTGGTTCTAACCGGAACCAAGCAGTTTTACTGAAAACCGCGCAGCTAAGAAACAGCAGTACGCCGAATTGGTATCAGGAATATCAAAGAATTCCGGCGATTCATGCGCAAGGGATCGGTAATTACACTCAGCACGTCGAACTCGGTGAAATAGTTAATGGTGAACAACAGGGAGTGCATGCATTGACCAATGGCGCTGCCCCGCTGAATGTAACCATCGTTCAACAGCAAGATGTCGGCGATAACAGTATTGGAAAAATCTTGTGGTATTTCACGAATAGTCCCCGTGCTAATGGAACGGCGCACAATCCGATTCCGGTTAAAAACAGCACCGTTTTTCCTACCAGATTATCCAATGTATTTCGCGGCATTACCGGCGTGAGCGCATTGATGAAAGCCGCCGCCGCAGGCAACGGGTTCGGCGCAATTTCAAGTGGAGCCGGATTG is part of the Gammaproteobacteria bacterium genome and encodes:
- a CDS encoding class I SAM-dependent methyltransferase; amino-acid sequence: MDLIEKATVMHYHRHRIAEFQHGTVESLGWRNAHSQQARYRTLIKAGVLNGASVLDVGCGYGDLKAFLDQHFSGFDYIGIDQMPEFIAEARKRYEGVERTTFYQTDFSTTELPQVDYVIASGVLGYRCKDDSFYTGMIGKLYNSARIALAFNMLDKSRFPQHDLLVGHDREEILTLCRVLSPRVKCFDDYLEDDFTVLMYR